One genomic segment of Chitinispirillales bacterium ANBcel5 includes these proteins:
- a CDS encoding immunoglobulin domain-containing protein, protein MRERLDLLFGIILVIACTLCNANTLPFITEHPRQNLLLTAGDTVKIAVTVGGDGPFSYQWVSDTGAVMGATDSILVLGPVGKNDNGTTIYCEVSNSYGTISSRSANLIVKRPTSQLIVVSGELRSKSSSSISGEAFDMDFIVRLYSSLTSDSSLYKESFLHSDGKGITVDGNRFFLRLGEGETDNDLREVIQSNTSLYVSFSVSRPGGNFETLSPRTPLTASPYAFSGTPEVLRGGVDPRHAGLEAPVGTYYIDNSNGKTYIRTHNSWAELE, encoded by the coding sequence GATTAGATCTGCTATTTGGTATCATTCTAGTTATTGCTTGCACCCTCTGTAACGCAAATACCCTACCCTTTATAACCGAACATCCGAGGCAAAATTTGTTACTCACTGCCGGTGATACGGTAAAAATAGCTGTTACAGTGGGTGGAGATGGTCCGTTTTCGTATCAATGGGTATCGGATACTGGTGCGGTAATGGGTGCAACCGATTCGATTCTTGTGCTTGGTCCTGTTGGAAAAAATGACAATGGTACAACGATATACTGTGAAGTATCTAATAGCTATGGAACAATCAGCAGTCGTTCCGCAAATCTTATAGTAAAGCGACCTACCAGTCAATTAATTGTAGTTTCAGGGGAGTTAAGGAGTAAAAGTAGTAGTAGTATTTCAGGAGAAGCATTTGATATGGATTTTATTGTTAGACTTTATTCTTCTCTTACGTCTGATAGTTCGTTGTATAAAGAGAGTTTTTTACACTCTGATGGCAAGGGAATAACGGTGGATGGGAATAGGTTTTTCCTTCGCCTTGGTGAGGGCGAAACCGATAATGATCTTAGAGAAGTTATTCAAAGCAATACCAGTCTTTACGTTTCTTTTTCAGTGTCCAGACCCGGTGGCAATTTTGAGACTCTATCGCCCCGTACCCCACTGACAGCCTCCCCATATGCTTTCTCTGGTACCCCTGAAGTACTTCGTGGTGGTGTTGATCCCCGCCATGCCGGATTGGAGGCACCTGTGGGAACATATTATATCGATAACTCAAACGGTAAAACTTATATAAGAACACATAATAGTTGGGCTGAGCTTGAGTGA